A portion of the Oncorhynchus nerka isolate Pitt River linkage group LG27, Oner_Uvic_2.0, whole genome shotgun sequence genome contains these proteins:
- the LOC115112431 gene encoding DNA-directed RNA polymerases I, II, and III subunit RPABC5 gives MIIPVRCFTCGKIVGNKWEAYLGLLQAEYTEGDALDALGLKRYCCRRMLLAHVDLIEKLLNYAPLEK, from the exons ATGATTATCCCAGTCCGGTGCTTCACCTGTGGGAAAATCGTTGGGAATAAATGGGAGGCGTACCTTGGCCTCCTTCAAGCTGAATACACTGAAGG TGATGCCCTTGATGCTCTTGGTCTGAAGAGGTATTGCTGTCGGAGGATGCTGCTGGCTCATGTAGACCTCATTGAGAAGTTGCTGAATTATGCACCCCTGGAGAAATGA
- the LOC115112429 gene encoding cleavage and polyadenylation specificity factor subunit 7-like isoform X1, protein MAAKAADGGGATDLIDIYDEKFSQNNGEDGDFATTAEASDLYDDVLTGSVSRERKFSENAMPLNKDQPTKEESKPAILYTYSGVWNKRLAVYVGNFSWWTSDKDLINVARTLGVKDIVEIKFAENRANGQSRGYAEVVVATEESLQRLLETLPNCHVNGEKVDCRFATRQNLAVFEAQANKRVPQRSNSKESSDTGDKNTSVSPPVLNQNHSTIPHTIHPQHIHNKPPPLSVPYFRLPPPLFPHLPPHIPPPPMPHLFPPPPLRLPSHPPPSLHLNPAFFPPAQHDNYSQQHNTQYNRHSSRDSEAPTPQMPEGEFDELMNRNRAIASSAITKAVSGATAGDMPLAIETLLTAIAVIKQSRVYGDERCRALVTSLKDCLFSIESKSYGSRKRHRSRDREHRSRDRERDRERERDRGREREESYSQEWEAAGMSRRHRERSLSGERDGRDRERVRERDRHREHRERHR, encoded by the exons ATGGCGGCTAAAGCGGCCGATGGTGGTGGTGCAACTGACCTCATAGACATCTACGACGAGAAGTTCAGTCAAAACAACGGGGAG GATGGAGATTTTGCAACAACGGCAGAGGCAAGTGATCTTTATGATGACGTGCTCACTGGCTCTGTGAGCCGGGAAAGGAAATTCTCAGAGAACGCTATGCCTCTCAACAAGGACCAGCCGACAAAAGAGGAGAGCAAACCAGCAATACTGTACACTTACAGTGGAGTGTGGAACAAGAGACTGGCTGTATATGTGGGCAACTTCTCCTGG TGGACCTCCGACAAAGACCTTATTAACGTGGCGCGCACCTTGGGTGTGAAGGACATTGTGGAGATCAAATTTGCTGAGAACAGAGCTAATGGCCAGTCCAGGGG ATACGCTGAGGTAGTGGTGGCCACAGAAGAGTCATTGCAGAGGTTGCTGGAGACATTGCCAAattgtcatgttaatggggaaaAGGTGGACTGCCGCTTTGCCACACGCCAGAATCTTGCCGTGTTTGAAGCCCAGGCTAATAAAC GTGTCCCCCAGCGCTCTAACTCAAAGGAGTCGTCAGATACTGGGGATAAAAACACCTCCGTCTCCCCTCCTGTGCTCAACCAGAACCACTCCACTATCCCTCACACTATCCACCCCCAACACATTCACAACAAACCTCCCCCTCTGTCAGTCCCATACTTTAGGCtgcctcctcctcttttccctcaCCTTCCCCCACACATCCCTCCTCCCCCCATGCCCCACCTTTTCCCTCCACCACCTCTACGTCTCCCCAGccatcctccaccctccctgCATCTCAACCCCGCCTTCTTTCCtccagcacaacatgacaactacagtcaacaacacaacacacagtacaACCGGCACAG CAGCAGGGACAGTGAAGCGCCCACACCCCAAATGCCAGAGGGAGAGTTTGATGAGCTGATGAACAGAAACAGAGCCATCGCCAGCAGCGCCATCACCAAGGCTGTGTCTGGAGCTACTGCTG GAGACATGCCCCTGGCCATTGAGACGCTTCTGACTGCCATTGCTGTCATCAAGCAGTCAAGAGTGTATGGGGACGAGCGCTGTCGAGCGCTGGTCACCTCTCTGAAAGACTGCCTCTTTTCCATCGAGAGCAAGTCTTACGGCTCCAG GAAAAGACACCGTTCCCGTGACAGAGAACATCGTTCCCGAGATAGAGAGCGGGACAGGGAAAGAGAGCGGGACAGAGGCAGGGAAAGGGAAGAGTCCTACAGCCAGGAATGGGAGGCTGCAGGAATGTCCCGCCGGCACCGAGAACGCTCCCTaagtggggagagagatgggagagaccgGGAGCGTGTTCGGGAACGAGATAGACATAGGGAGCATCGCGAGCGGCACCGCTAG
- the LOC115112429 gene encoding cleavage and polyadenylation specificity factor subunit 7-like isoform X2, with protein sequence MAAKAADGGGATDLIDIYDEKFSQNNGEDGDFATTAEASDLYDDVLTGSVSRERKFSENAMPLNKDQPTKEESKPAILYTYSGVWNKRLAVYVGNFSWWTSDKDLINVARTLGVKDIVEIKFAENRANGQSRGYAEVVVATEESLQRLLETLPNCHVNGEKVDCRFATRQNLAVFEAQANKRVPQRSNSKESSDTGDKNTSVSPPVLNQNHSTIPHTIHPQHIHNKPPPLSVPYFRLPPPLFPHLPPHIPPPPMPHLFPPPPLRLPSHPPPSLHLNPAFFPPAQHDNYSQQHNTQYNRHSRDSEAPTPQMPEGEFDELMNRNRAIASSAITKAVSGATAGDMPLAIETLLTAIAVIKQSRVYGDERCRALVTSLKDCLFSIESKSYGSRKRHRSRDREHRSRDRERDRERERDRGREREESYSQEWEAAGMSRRHRERSLSGERDGRDRERVRERDRHREHRERHR encoded by the exons ATGGCGGCTAAAGCGGCCGATGGTGGTGGTGCAACTGACCTCATAGACATCTACGACGAGAAGTTCAGTCAAAACAACGGGGAG GATGGAGATTTTGCAACAACGGCAGAGGCAAGTGATCTTTATGATGACGTGCTCACTGGCTCTGTGAGCCGGGAAAGGAAATTCTCAGAGAACGCTATGCCTCTCAACAAGGACCAGCCGACAAAAGAGGAGAGCAAACCAGCAATACTGTACACTTACAGTGGAGTGTGGAACAAGAGACTGGCTGTATATGTGGGCAACTTCTCCTGG TGGACCTCCGACAAAGACCTTATTAACGTGGCGCGCACCTTGGGTGTGAAGGACATTGTGGAGATCAAATTTGCTGAGAACAGAGCTAATGGCCAGTCCAGGGG ATACGCTGAGGTAGTGGTGGCCACAGAAGAGTCATTGCAGAGGTTGCTGGAGACATTGCCAAattgtcatgttaatggggaaaAGGTGGACTGCCGCTTTGCCACACGCCAGAATCTTGCCGTGTTTGAAGCCCAGGCTAATAAAC GTGTCCCCCAGCGCTCTAACTCAAAGGAGTCGTCAGATACTGGGGATAAAAACACCTCCGTCTCCCCTCCTGTGCTCAACCAGAACCACTCCACTATCCCTCACACTATCCACCCCCAACACATTCACAACAAACCTCCCCCTCTGTCAGTCCCATACTTTAGGCtgcctcctcctcttttccctcaCCTTCCCCCACACATCCCTCCTCCCCCCATGCCCCACCTTTTCCCTCCACCACCTCTACGTCTCCCCAGccatcctccaccctccctgCATCTCAACCCCGCCTTCTTTCCtccagcacaacatgacaactacagtcaacaacacaacacacagtacaACCGGCACAG CAGGGACAGTGAAGCGCCCACACCCCAAATGCCAGAGGGAGAGTTTGATGAGCTGATGAACAGAAACAGAGCCATCGCCAGCAGCGCCATCACCAAGGCTGTGTCTGGAGCTACTGCTG GAGACATGCCCCTGGCCATTGAGACGCTTCTGACTGCCATTGCTGTCATCAAGCAGTCAAGAGTGTATGGGGACGAGCGCTGTCGAGCGCTGGTCACCTCTCTGAAAGACTGCCTCTTTTCCATCGAGAGCAAGTCTTACGGCTCCAG GAAAAGACACCGTTCCCGTGACAGAGAACATCGTTCCCGAGATAGAGAGCGGGACAGGGAAAGAGAGCGGGACAGAGGCAGGGAAAGGGAAGAGTCCTACAGCCAGGAATGGGAGGCTGCAGGAATGTCCCGCCGGCACCGAGAACGCTCCCTaagtggggagagagatgggagagaccgGGAGCGTGTTCGGGAACGAGATAGACATAGGGAGCATCGCGAGCGGCACCGCTAG
- the LOC115112430 gene encoding succinate dehydrogenase assembly factor 2, mitochondrial-like produces the protein MLSVFIAKRLVSGVCQASWRPAVAELVTTRGYKGEAPDDSRGDIIEIPLPPWTEKDGETMDIKRRRLLFQSRKRGMLENCILLSLFAKQYLNTMNEPQLRQYDRLINEPSNDWDIYYWATEAQPVPDVYAGEIMDLLKEFTKNKDQEQRLDAPNLEYLDKGSQ, from the exons ATGCTGTCTGTTTTCATTGCTAAAAGA CTGGTAAGTGGGGTATGCCAGGCGTCATGGAGACCAGCTGTGGCAGAACTAGTAACTACACGGGGTTACAAAGGAGAGGCACCTGATGACTCTAGGGGTGACATAATTGAGATCCCCCTGCCCCCCTGGACAGAGAAGGATGGTGAGACCATGGACATCAAGAGACGGCGCCTGCTCTTCCAAAGCCGAAAGAGGGGCATGCTGGAGAATTGCATATTGCTCAG CCTGTTTGCCAAACAATATCTTAATACAATGAACGAGCCCCAGTTAAGACAGTATGACAGACTGATCAACGAGCCTAGCAACGACTGGGACATCTACTACTGGGCAACAG AGGCCCAGCCTGTACCTGATGTGTACGCAGGTGAAATCATGGACCTACTGAAGGAGTTCACAAAGAACAAAGATCAGGAACAAAGGCTGGACGCACCCAACCTGGAATACCTGGATAAGGGGAGCCAGTGA